The genomic region GACAGCACCTTTGACCCGGCAATGGCTGCGGACCGGCTGAAGATGTGGTCTGACGTCTACATGGGCGTGATGGAGCAGGCGCCTTGGGTCCCAGTCTTCAACGAAGAACGCTACACAATGAAGTCGGAACGGATGGGCGGCGAGGATGCGCTTTATGTCGATCCGGTTTCGATCCCGGTCAACTATGACTACGTCTGGGTCAAACAGTAATGTGCAAGGCCTGCGACTATACGATCCACGGCGCGCAGCACCATTTCGGGTGGGACAACTCCCTGCCCCCGGCGCTGCGTGTCGCTCCGGGCTCGACCATCGAGTTCCACTGTCATGATTCCTCGGCGGGCCAGCTTGGCCCGTCGTCGACGCTGCAAAGCGTGGTCGATCTGGACTTCGGCAAGATCAACCCGGTGTCCGGGCCGATCTTCGTTGACGGGGCGATGCCGGGCGACGTGCTGAAGGTCACGCTGGAGGGGTTCGCCCCGAAAGTCTTCGACGGCAAGGGTTTTGGCTGGACGGCGAACATCCCGGGCTTTGGGCTGCTTGCCGACCAGTTCACCGATCCGGCCCTTTGCTTGTGGAGCTACGACCCCACCAGCATGGAGCCGGCGCTTTGGGGCAAGTCTGCCCGCGTGCCGTTGAAGCCGTTTTCCGGCACCATCGGCAATGCCCCGGCAGAGGTCGGGCTGCACTCGGTCGTTCCGCCGCGCCGGGTGGGGGGGAACCTGGACATCCGTGACCTGACCTCTGGCGTGACGCTTTACCTGCCGGTGGAGGTGGAGGGGGCCTTGTTCAGTGTGGGTGACACCCATGCCGCGCAGGGCGATGGCGAGGTCTGCGGGACGGCGATTGAAAGCCCGATGAACGTGGTCCTGACGCTGGATCTGGTGAAGAACCAGCCGCTGAAAACCCCGCGCTTCACCACGCCGGGGCCGGTGACACGGCATCTGGACGCCAAGGGCTATGAAGCCACCACCGGGATCGGGCCTGACCTGATGACGGCGGCGAAGGATGCCGTTTCGGGGATGATCGACCTGCTGCAGGCACAACAGGGCATCTCGGCGGTGGACGCCTACATGCTGTGTTCCGTCTGCGGTGATCTGCGCATCTCGGAAGTCGTGGACATGCCGAACTGGGTCGTCAGCTTCTACTTCCCCCGGGTCGTCTTCGAATGACCCTTGCGGAAGCCTTGCCAACCTCCGGGGCTGTAGCGGCCCCGGAGCCCGTGTTGCGGGTCGAAGGTCTGTGCGTGTCGGTCCGCACGGAATGTGGGTTGAAGCCACTGGTGCAGGACCTGTCCTTCACCCTGAACCGGGGCGAGACCCTTGCCATCGCCGGGGAAAGCGGGTCGGGAAAGTCCATCACCTCGCTGGCCATCATGGGCCTTTTGCCGCCGCCAGCGGTGCGGGTCACTGGGGGACAGGTGGTGCTTGGCAGCGAAACCTTGACCGGGCTTGCCGAAGCAGACCTGCGCGCCATCCGGGGCGACCGGATCGCTATGATCTTTCAGGAACCGATGACCAGCCTGAACCCGGTGATGACCGTCGGCGCGCAACTGGTCGAGGCAATCCGCGCCCACGCGTCTGTTGGCCGGGCCGAAGCCCAAAAGCGCGCGGTTGAGGCGTTGACGGCTGTCCGCCTTTCGGGACCCCAGCGCCGGCTGCGCCAGTACCCGCACGAATTCTCTGGCGGGATGCGCCAGCGCGTGATGATCGCCATGGCCCTTGCCCTGCGGCCCGAAGTCCTGATTGCCGATGAACCCACGACCGCGCTGGACGTGACCGTCCAGCGTGAGGTGCTTGACCTGCTGCGCGACCTGCAGCGCGACCTTGGCACCGCCATCATCCTGATTACCCATGACATGGGTGTCGTGGCCGAGATGGCCGACCGGGTGATCGTGATGCGGCAGGGACGGCAGGTGGAAACCGCCTCCACATCCGACATATTCGCCAGACCGCAGGCCGACTACACCCGCGCGCTGCTTGCTGCCGTGCCGCGCATGGGGCAAGGGACCGTGCGCCCCCCGGTCACCAGCGACCCCATCGCAAGACTGACCGATGTCGTCGTCCGCTATCCCCTGCGCGGCGGGCTTCTGGGCGGCATCACCCAGAACGTTCACGCCGTCGAACATGTCAGCTTCGACATCAAGAAAGGTGAGACGTTCGCCTTGGTCGGAGAATCCGGCTGCGGCAAGTCAACCATCGCCAAGGCCCTTGTCGGCCTTGCCCCGCATCAGGGCCGGATCGAAATCGCCGGTCAGGCGCTGGACAGCCTTGACGCGGCGGGCCTCAAGGCGATGCGACGCCGCGTGCAGATGGTGTTTCAGGACCCGATGGCCGCCCTTAACCCAAGGATGCGTGTCGGTGACCTGATCGCCGAACCGCTGGCCATCCATGGTATTGGCACCCCTACGGAACAGACCGCCCGCGCCGCCGACCTGATGGCCCGCGTGGGGCTGGAGGCGGCCCATCTTGACCGCTACCCGCATGAATTTTCCGGCGGCCAACGCCAGCGCATCTGCATCGCCCGCGCTCTGGCATTGCAGCCCGACCTGATCATCGCGGATGAAAGCGTTTCGGCCCTTGATGTGTCGGTGCAGGCCCGCGTGCTGGACCTGTTGCGTGACCTTCAGCGTGAGTTTGGGGTGTCCTACCTGTTCATCAGCCACGACATGGCCGTGGTGAACAACGTGTCGGATCGGGTTGGCGTGATGTATCTGGGACAGATCGTCGAACTTGGCACGACGGCGCAGATTTTCGGAAACCCGCAGCATCCCTATACCCGGCTGCTGATCGAGGCCGTTCCCATCCCGGACCCTGGCCGCTTGCGTCCGACCACCCCTCGCAAAGCCTCAGAGGTGCCAAGCCCGTTGCACCGGCCCGGCCATGCGCCCCAACGCGTGTCTTTGGTGGACATTGGCAACGGCCATCTGGTTGGCACCTAGGCGATTACGGCGGACGACATTTCTGGCGGGGAAACCGGTCTTTTCGATGCGACGTTCGGTGAAGCATGTGCCTGAAACGTGACCCATGTCAAAGTCAGGCAGGTTGCTGGCGGCTAATCCTGCAAACAAGCTGGCACCCGCCCGCAAAACCCCTGCATCGTCGCACGCAAGCCGTCGTGACCGCCAAGGACGCCACCCATGACCGACACAGACAAACTGCCGCTTGAGATCAGGACGACGGACCCGGGTCCCGCCCGGAGCTGGTTTCGCAAACGGTACCTGTTCATCTTTCTGGTGCCGCTTTTGATGTTCACGGGCGGGGTATTGGGCATGTATTTCCAGCCCCCCGCCCTGCAGAAGTTCTACGCGCTGACGGGTCTGCAGCCCGGGGCCGGGTCGGAATCGCCCATCGCCCTGCCGCCGGACATCGACCTGCCGCCGAAGATGGCGGAGACGCTGTTGCCCAGCGATGTGGTCGGTCTGGCCCGCGTGATGCCGCGTGGCGATGTATCCATCGTGGCGGCCCCCTATGGCTCTGGCGATGCCCGGGTGGCCGAACTGCTGGTCGCTGAGGGTGACACGGTGGCCAAGGGCACCCCTTTGGCGCGGCTGGACAACCGGACGGCGCTGGAAGGCGCGGTGCTGGCGGCCGAGGCCAACCTTGCCGTCAAGGAGGCTGCCCTGATGCAGACCCGCGCCGCCGTGCAGGCCAGCCGGGACGAGGCGCAGGCCGCACTGGATCAGGCAATCTCTGCCGCTGCCGAAGCGGCGTCCTCGCTTGCCCGGAGCGAGGAGTTGTTTCTGCGCAAGGTCACGACCGAGGCGACACTTGATCAGCTGCGTGCGGCCTCTGCCGCCGCTGATCTGGCGGTCACCCGGGCCAAGGCGACGTTGACGCGGTTTTCCGCATTGGCGCTGGAGGATCAGCCTGATGTTCTGGTGGCCGCCCGCAACCGGGATGCCGCAACCGCCGAACTGGCCCGCGCCAAGCTGGATCTGGAGCGGTCCATCGTCGTGGCGCCGATCGCCGGGACGATCCTTGATATCCGCGCCACCCCGGGACAGCGCCCCCCGGCGGACGGGATCATGGACATGGGCGACACCAGCCAGATGATGGCCGAGGTGGAAGTCTGGCAGGACCGCATCGCCAGCATTGCGCCCGGCCAACCGGTGGACCTTGCCGCCGTCGCTCTGGGCCAGACCCTGCATGGCGTGGTGGACAGCATCGGGCTGACCGTGGGCCGTCAGGGGCTGATCTCGGACGACGCGGCCGAAAACAAGGATGCCCGGGTGATCCGGGTTCTGGTGGCGCTGGACGCGGCCTCATCCACCATCGCGGCGCGCTATACGAACCTTGAGGTGATCGCCCGCATCGACACCACCGCCGCAAAGCGGGCCGCCCCATGAGCCGCCTGTTGCAGGCGATTTTCGGGCGGTTGCCGATCGGATGGCTGCAACTGACGCATAACCGCACCCGCTTTGCGGCGGCGCTGGCCGGGGTGGCCTTTGCCAATGTGCTGGTCTTCGTGCAGTTGGGGATCATGGCGTCGATGGGGGCGGCGACCCTGCGGCCCTATGACTTCTTTCGGGCCGACATCATGATTTCTGCCGGTGATGCCAATGCGATGGCCGATGGTGGCAACGTGGCGCGCCAATGGTTGCTCCAGGCCATGGCTGACCCCGATGTGACGGACGGGATGGGGCTTTTCCTGGCCAACGTGGCCTGGGACCGGGGCGAAAAGGACATCAGCCTGTCCACCTTCGGGATCGACCCGGTCAAGCCCGGCTTCCTCAACCCCGCCTTGGCCGAGGATATGTCCCTGCTGGCGGTGCAGGATGCGGCGATCCTTGACCGGCTGGCGCGCGGCCTTGCCCGGGAGGAGGCAGCTGCCATCCGCCCGCAGACCCCGCTGAGTTTCGAGGCGGCGGGTCGGACACTGACCGCCTATGCCACCTTTGCCGGGGGCGGCGGCTTTGGCGGGGATGGCTACATGCTGGTGTCGGACCAGACCTTCCTGTCGCTGTTTCCCGCCCGCAGTTCGGCGGCCCCTGACCATATCCTTCTGACCCTGCGGCCCGGCGCAGACGTGGACGCGGCGGTTGCGCGGCTCAAGACGCTGATCTCGGACCCGTCGCTGCGCATCCGCAGCTTTGCCGCCGCCGCAGAAGAGGACTTGCGCTATCAGCAGACCCGGCGTCCTACGGGCATCATCTTCGGCTTTGGCGTGCTGATCGGGGTGCTGGTCGGGCTGGTCATCGTCTATCAGGTGCTGTCGACCGACGTGGCCGACCACTTGCGCGAATATGCAACCTTCAAGGCCATGGGCTACGGCTCCGGGTTCTTCTTGGGCGTGGTCTTTGAAGAGGCGTTGGTTCTGGGCATCATGGGCTTCATCCCCGGGCTGATCATCGGCACTGCAATTCTGACGTTGATGGGCAAGATCACGACGCTGCCCCTGGCCATGACGCCCTCGATGGCGATCAGCGTGTTTGTCGGGACCGTGGTGTTTTCCGCCCTTTCCGGGGCCATCGCGACCCGCCGCCTTGCCGCCGCCGACCCCGCCGATCTGTTCTGAGGGCTGGAGATGGACACCGAAAACATCCTTGAGGCTGTCGGGCTGAATCACTGGTTCGGTGCCGGAGAGGTGCGCAAGCAGGCGCTGTTCGACGTGAACCTGACGCTGAAGCGCGGCAGTTTCACCGTGCTCATGGGACCCTCCGGGTCGGGCAAGACCACGGTCCTGACGCTGGTCGGCTGCCTGCGCGGCGTGCAGGAGGGGTCGGTCCGCCTTTTGGAGCAAGAGCTGTGCGGCGCGTCCGAGGCGCAGCTTGTGGCCTTGCGTCGGCGTTTGGGCTTCATCTTTCAAGCGCACAACTTGCACGAAAGCCTGACGGCCACGCAGAACGTGATCATGGGGCTGCAAGTGCATCGCGGGATCCCTGATGCCAAAGCGAAAGCTGCCGCCGCCCATGCCCTTGGCCTGCTTGGCCTGTCGGACCGGGTGGATTACCTGCCCGCGAACCTGTCAGGCGGGCAAAAGCAGCGCGTCGCCATTGCCCGGGCACTGGTCGGCAACCCGGCGCTGGTGCTGGCGGACGAACCCACCGCCGCACTGGACAAGGACAGCGCCGCCGAAGTGGTCGATCTTCTGAAACGCATGGGCGCCGCGCGCGGCACGACCACCCTTCTGGTCACCCATGACAATCGCATTCTCGACCGCGCCGACCGTATCCTGACGCTGGAGGACGGGCGGATCGTAAAGACCGAAGATCGCACCTGAAGGGGGGAGTTGATCTTGGTTGAGGATGGCCAGCCCCAATCAAAACGACGCTGTCCGGGTGCAAGATCAAGCCACTTTCCCGACTGGTCGGAACGAAAGGCCGGGCCGTTCGCTATTGTTTCATCGCCAACGCGCTGGCTGACGGTTTAGATTGGAACCTCAAGAATCCCGGACAGGAGAGACCAAGTGACAGAAAGCGACATCCTTCTGTCCCATCTCGATGCCGATGGCATCCTGCGGCTGACCCTGAACGACACGCGTCGCCGCAATGCCCTGTCCGAGGCGATGCTGGGGGCGCTGGACCGCGCCTTTGCGGCGGCGGCGGCCGACGCGGCCGTGCGGGTGGTGGTTCTGGCAGCCAATGGTCCGGCCTTTTGCGCGGGCCATGACCTGAAGGAATTGACCGCCGGGCGCGCGGCACCCGATGGGGGCAAGGCTTACTTTGCGAAGATCATAACGCTTTGTTCCGGGGTCATGCAGTCCATTGTCACCTGCCCCAAGCCGGTGATTGCCGAAGTCACCGGTGTCGCCACCGCCGCCGGCTGTCAGCTGGTCGCCAGTTGCGATCTTGCCATCGCCGCGACGGATGCGCGCTTCAGCACCCCCGGCGTGCATATCGGGCTGTTCTGTTCCACGCCCATGGTCGCCCTGTCGCGCAACGTCGCCAACAAGCACGCGATGGAGATGCTTTTGACCGGCGACATGGTCCCTGCGGCGCGGGCGGCGGAAATCGGGCTGGTGAACCATGCCGTCGCCCCTGAAACGGTGACCGAGGCCACGATGGCGATGGCACGAAAGATCGCATCAAAATCCAGCCTGACGCTGGCGACCGGCAAGCGTGCCTTTTATGAACAGCGCGAGATGCCATTGGCGCAGGCCTATGACCAAGCCTCGGCGGTGATGGTGGAAAACATGCTGGCCCGGGATGCCGAAGAGGGCATCGGTGCATTCATCGAAAAGCGCGCACCCCAGTGGCAGGACCGGTAGGACCGGCCACGTCAACGGCCAAGTGTCTGAACCACCAGTTCCGCCGCCGCCGCGCCCGAGAATTGTTGTTGGCCGGTGATCAGGTTCCCATCGCGGATCGCAAAGGGTTTGAACATGCCGTTCACAATGAAATTGGTGCCCTCCAACTTCTTCGCCTCGTCTTCGATCCAGAAGGGCTGGATTTTCTGGCCGGCCCAGGCGTCGGCAAAGGCTTCCTCGGTATTGGCGAACCCGGTCCAGGTCTTGCCCTTGACCAGCAGGTCGCCATTCGACAGCCGGGTCTTCAGAAGGATGCAGGTGCCATGGCAGACGACGGCGACGATCTTGACCGCCTCATAGGTCTTGGCCACAAAGGCATGCAGCGCGGTATCGTCGATCATCGTCACCATGGGCGACTGCCCACCCGCCACGAAGATTGCATCATAGGCGGTGGGGTCCACCTCGGCGATGGATCTTGTGCCCTTCAGCAGGTTTGCGTGTTTCGCGGACGTCTTGAAGCCCAGTGACAGGATGTCTGCCGCTGAATAGCCGCTGGCATCCTCGGGGTCGGAGAAACCGTCGGCGACCAGATCGCCGCCCTTGGGACTGACGATTTCCACATCGTAGCCCGCCTCGGTAAAGGTCCAGTAGGGGTGGGTCAGTTCGGCCCACCAAAAGCCCACAGGCCAGCCTGTCGTGGCCGAGGTGCCGGGGTTCGCCACGATCATCAGGATCTTCTTCTTGCCATGCGTGTCGATGGAAGCTGACATTGCGATTTCCTTTCAGCAGGTTGCCGGTTTCACAAAGTTGAAGCGGTGCAGGCGGCGGCGGGACCGGATGGACCCTTGCTGCCGGCGGGAACCGGGACGGCCCCGCTTATGCGGGGACGGCCGCGAAGGCCCACATGCGCCCCTTGCCGCGCATCAATGCCTGATTGATCCAGACCATGCCGAAGGGTTCCAGAAGCCGTGCCTTGGTGATGTCGCCGGCATCCAGCGCGTCGAAGCCAAGGTCCGCCAGCATCTGCCCGACCAAGGCCTTTGCGCCTACGTCATTGCCTGCCATGAACATCACCGGGGCGTGGGCCAAAAGGGATGTGTCGGCCATGATCTCTGCCCCGACCTGATTCAGCGTCTTGACCACATGGGCCCCGGGCAGCCAACCCTGCACGATCTCACCGCCCGAGGTGCTATGCCCCACCTTCAACCCGATGCCGCCAGCGCTGCGGCCTATGGGGTTCATGCAGTCCACCACCACCTTGCCAGTCAGATCGCCAAGGGCCGCCACCGCCGCCTCTGCAGCGTCCCAGGGTAGGGCAAGCACCACGATATCGGCGCCGCGCGCGGCATCGGCAGGCAAAGCGGTGCTTGCCCCGGTCGCTGCTGCCAGTGCCGACACCCTGGACCCCGCCGGATCGCGCGCGCCAAGGACGAGATAATGCCCCTTGCTCTTCAGTCCGCGCGCGACGGCGCCACCCACATTGCCAGTCCCGATGATGGCGATCCGCATGCGTTTCTCCTTGCTTCAGGTGTTGCGGCAGAGATATGCGGAAGAAGAAAGAAACAAAAATGAATAGGGTTCATGTCAGACTTAAGCACATCGCAACTCAGGCGGCTGGATCTGACCCTGCTTCTCGTGTTCCTGGGGTTGGTGCGGCATCGCAAAGCGGCGGATGTGGCCACGGAACTGGGGTTGACGCAATCGGCGATCAGTCAGGCGGTAAAACGTCTGCGGGACATCTTTGGTGACGAGTTGTTCCTGCGCCGCCCGCACGGGATGGAGCCGACGGCCATCGCGCTTGCACTGGAAGAGCCCGTGCGCCGCGCGGTTGAGGCGTTGCGCACAGCGCTTGGTGCGGCGCGGGCCTTTGATGCGGCGACGGCTACGGGACTGGTGCGCGTCGCGGCCCTTGATGCTGAACAGGCCGTGCTGATCCCGCCCTTGGCCGCGCGACTGCGAGAATTGGCCCCGGGCCTTACCCTGTCAGTGCTGCCGCTTGGGCGGAATGCGGCGATGGACGCCCTGTCCGAAGGGCGGGCCGACCTCGCTCTCGGGTTCGTCTGGGACGCGCCAGAGTCCATCGTGGCAGACAAGCTTTATGACGAAGCCTTCCTTGTCGCAGGAAGGCCCGAGGCGCTGCCCAACGCCCCAAGGCTTGATCTGGACTCCTACTGCGCCGCCGACCATGTCCTGATCTCGCCCGGGGGCGATCTGCGTGGCGTGGTGGACGACCAGCTGGACACCATAGGCAGAACACGCCGCGTGATCCTTGGCCTTCCCGCCTTCCTGCCCGCACTGGCCGCTGCGGCCGCGTCGGGCGCACTGGTGACATTGCCCGCCCGTATCGCGCAGGGATTTTCCAAGGGTTTCGGCCTTGTTACCGCAACACCCCCGATCGAGGTTCGCCGCTTCCCCGTGTCAGTCTTCTGGCACCTCCGCAACGACGCCGATCCCAGAACACTCTGGCTGCGCAAGGTAGTCGCACAGGTGTCAGGTACCTGACGCCGTGGCTTTGACAGGGTGGAGCGGGTTTCGGCTGTCATCTGGCAGCTTTCAGTGGGGTCTGTTGCAAGCCTTAGGCGCAGTGGCAGTCCGAAAACCACCTCAGGGCAGGTTCGCCGGAATATGGGCGCGCGTCGCCTGTTCGAAGGCATAGGCGTAGGCCAGAAGCTGTGCGTCCTGCCCCTTCTTGCCGATCAGTGTCACGCCGACCGGTTCGCCTGACTCCTTGCGCCCTATCGGGACGGTGATCGCCGGATAGCCCGCTGTTGCGTAAAAGATCGAGTGCAGGTTTGCCATGCTGACCAGCACTTCCACCCCACCATGCGCGGCAAAGGCTGCATCCATCGCCTCGGTCATGGCCGTGTGCACGTCGGTGGTCAGTTTTGCATAGTCTTCGGCGGTAAGTTCGGCGGTCAATGGCGCGAACTTTTCCAGCAGATCCTGGCCAAAGGGCATGCGACGCTTTGGATCTTCCTTGTTGTAGGCGATCAGGTCTTCCAGCGTCACGACGCTTGGGTTGTGCGCGGATACGACGGGCATCATGTCATAGCGCATGCCCGCGCTGAGGTAGACGAAGAACTGCTGGATGACATCCATCGGCACATCCAGCGTGACCGGAGCCGGATCAGCGCCGAGCATCACCAAGGCCGCGGCTGTGCGCGTCATGGCTTCGGTCCCCATGCCAGCATCGGCGATGTCCGCCAGCAAGACCCCCACCTTGACCCCCGTCAGGGCATCAGCAGAAAGGCCCGCGGCATAGTCCACCTCTGCCGTATCGGCGGCCGCCAGAAGCAAGGCCGCATCCTGCACCGTGCGCGCGATGGGGCCGGGGCCGTCATTGCTGGCGATCAGCGGCACGACGCCTTCGGTGCTGACCAGCCCGGCTGAGGGCTTCATGCCGACAAGGCTCATCACCCCGGCGGGCGCGACGAGCGAACCTGCTGTCTCGGTCCCGATGCTGACGACAGCGAACTGTGCGGCCACGCTGATCGCCGAGCCGGAGCTGGAGCCATAGGTCGGGTAAGGCCCCAGCGGGTTGACGCCCTGCCCGCCCACGGCACCATTGCCGCCTGACGGGTAACCCGAGGCCAATGATCCGGCAAATTCTGACAGGCTGGCCTTGCCGATGATGACCGCCCCTGCCGCGCGCAGG from Tabrizicola piscis harbors:
- a CDS encoding LysR substrate-binding domain-containing protein: MSDLSTSQLRRLDLTLLLVFLGLVRHRKAADVATELGLTQSAISQAVKRLRDIFGDELFLRRPHGMEPTAIALALEEPVRRAVEALRTALGAARAFDAATATGLVRVAALDAEQAVLIPPLAARLRELAPGLTLSVLPLGRNAAMDALSEGRADLALGFVWDAPESIVADKLYDEAFLVAGRPEALPNAPRLDLDSYCAADHVLISPGGDLRGVVDDQLDTIGRTRRVILGLPAFLPALAAAAASGALVTLPARIAQGFSKGFGLVTATPPIEVRRFPVSVFWHLRNDADPRTLWLRKVVAQVSGT
- a CDS encoding ATP-binding cassette domain-containing protein is translated as MDTENILEAVGLNHWFGAGEVRKQALFDVNLTLKRGSFTVLMGPSGSGKTTVLTLVGCLRGVQEGSVRLLEQELCGASEAQLVALRRRLGFIFQAHNLHESLTATQNVIMGLQVHRGIPDAKAKAAAAHALGLLGLSDRVDYLPANLSGGQKQRVAIARALVGNPALVLADEPTAALDKDSAAEVVDLLKRMGAARGTTTLLVTHDNRILDRADRILTLEDGRIVKTEDRT
- a CDS encoding FtsX-like permease family protein, whose amino-acid sequence is MSRLLQAIFGRLPIGWLQLTHNRTRFAAALAGVAFANVLVFVQLGIMASMGAATLRPYDFFRADIMISAGDANAMADGGNVARQWLLQAMADPDVTDGMGLFLANVAWDRGEKDISLSTFGIDPVKPGFLNPALAEDMSLLAVQDAAILDRLARGLAREEAAAIRPQTPLSFEAAGRTLTAYATFAGGGGFGGDGYMLVSDQTFLSLFPARSSAAPDHILLTLRPGADVDAAVARLKTLISDPSLRIRSFAAAAEEDLRYQQTRRPTGIIFGFGVLIGVLVGLVIVYQVLSTDVADHLREYATFKAMGYGSGFFLGVVFEEALVLGIMGFIPGLIIGTAILTLMGKITTLPLAMTPSMAISVFVGTVVFSALSGAIATRRLAAADPADLF
- a CDS encoding NADPH-dependent F420 reductase, which encodes MRIAIIGTGNVGGAVARGLKSKGHYLVLGARDPAGSRVSALAAATGASTALPADAARGADIVVLALPWDAAEAAVAALGDLTGKVVVDCMNPIGRSAGGIGLKVGHSTSGGEIVQGWLPGAHVVKTLNQVGAEIMADTSLLAHAPVMFMAGNDVGAKALVGQMLADLGFDALDAGDITKARLLEPFGMVWINQALMRGKGRMWAFAAVPA
- a CDS encoding ABC transporter ATP-binding protein, with translation MTLAEALPTSGAVAAPEPVLRVEGLCVSVRTECGLKPLVQDLSFTLNRGETLAIAGESGSGKSITSLAIMGLLPPPAVRVTGGQVVLGSETLTGLAEADLRAIRGDRIAMIFQEPMTSLNPVMTVGAQLVEAIRAHASVGRAEAQKRAVEALTAVRLSGPQRRLRQYPHEFSGGMRQRVMIAMALALRPEVLIADEPTTALDVTVQREVLDLLRDLQRDLGTAIILITHDMGVVAEMADRVIVMRQGRQVETASTSDIFARPQADYTRALLAAVPRMGQGTVRPPVTSDPIARLTDVVVRYPLRGGLLGGITQNVHAVEHVSFDIKKGETFALVGESGCGKSTIAKALVGLAPHQGRIEIAGQALDSLDAAGLKAMRRRVQMVFQDPMAALNPRMRVGDLIAEPLAIHGIGTPTEQTARAADLMARVGLEAAHLDRYPHEFSGGQRQRICIARALALQPDLIIADESVSALDVSVQARVLDLLRDLQREFGVSYLFISHDMAVVNNVSDRVGVMYLGQIVELGTTAQIFGNPQHPYTRLLIEAVPIPDPGRLRPTTPRKASEVPSPLHRPGHAPQRVSLVDIGNGHLVGT
- a CDS encoding acetamidase/formamidase family protein; this translates as MCKACDYTIHGAQHHFGWDNSLPPALRVAPGSTIEFHCHDSSAGQLGPSSTLQSVVDLDFGKINPVSGPIFVDGAMPGDVLKVTLEGFAPKVFDGKGFGWTANIPGFGLLADQFTDPALCLWSYDPTSMEPALWGKSARVPLKPFSGTIGNAPAEVGLHSVVPPRRVGGNLDIRDLTSGVTLYLPVEVEGALFSVGDTHAAQGDGEVCGTAIESPMNVVLTLDLVKNQPLKTPRFTTPGPVTRHLDAKGYEATTGIGPDLMTAAKDAVSGMIDLLQAQQGISAVDAYMLCSVCGDLRISEVVDMPNWVVSFYFPRVVFE
- a CDS encoding type 1 glutamine amidotransferase domain-containing protein; this encodes MSASIDTHGKKKILMIVANPGTSATTGWPVGFWWAELTHPYWTFTEAGYDVEIVSPKGGDLVADGFSDPEDASGYSAADILSLGFKTSAKHANLLKGTRSIAEVDPTAYDAIFVAGGQSPMVTMIDDTALHAFVAKTYEAVKIVAVVCHGTCILLKTRLSNGDLLVKGKTWTGFANTEEAFADAWAGQKIQPFWIEDEAKKLEGTNFIVNGMFKPFAIRDGNLITGQQQFSGAAAAELVVQTLGR
- a CDS encoding amidase family protein gives rise to the protein MRPLVVALALLLPFGVQAEEVSARLEAVQTERLRPLDFAPFGEALAAFQPPPGVDSFLMVAGIADIQTAMAAGELTSEAVTLWHLARIQRLDDRLRGMLELNPAALDEARAADARRAAGQSLGPLDGIPVSLKDNVGTAGPMHTTANAEILFDRVAAEDAALVASLRAAGAVIIGKASLSEFAGSLASGYPSGGNGAVGGQGVNPLGPYPTYGSSSGSAISVAAQFAVVSIGTETAGSLVAPAGVMSLVGMKPSAGLVSTEGVVPLIASNDGPGPIARTVQDAALLLAAADTAEVDYAAGLSADALTGVKVGVLLADIADAGMGTEAMTRTAAALVMLGADPAPVTLDVPMDVIQQFFVYLSAGMRYDMMPVVSAHNPSVVTLEDLIAYNKEDPKRRMPFGQDLLEKFAPLTAELTAEDYAKLTTDVHTAMTEAMDAAFAAHGGVEVLVSMANLHSIFYATAGYPAITVPIGRKESGEPVGVTLIGKKGQDAQLLAYAYAFEQATRAHIPANLP
- a CDS encoding enoyl-CoA hydratase — encoded protein: MTESDILLSHLDADGILRLTLNDTRRRNALSEAMLGALDRAFAAAAADAAVRVVVLAANGPAFCAGHDLKELTAGRAAPDGGKAYFAKIITLCSGVMQSIVTCPKPVIAEVTGVATAAGCQLVASCDLAIAATDARFSTPGVHIGLFCSTPMVALSRNVANKHAMEMLLTGDMVPAARAAEIGLVNHAVAPETVTEATMAMARKIASKSSLTLATGKRAFYEQREMPLAQAYDQASAVMVENMLARDAEEGIGAFIEKRAPQWQDR
- a CDS encoding HlyD family efflux transporter periplasmic adaptor subunit, which codes for MTDTDKLPLEIRTTDPGPARSWFRKRYLFIFLVPLLMFTGGVLGMYFQPPALQKFYALTGLQPGAGSESPIALPPDIDLPPKMAETLLPSDVVGLARVMPRGDVSIVAAPYGSGDARVAELLVAEGDTVAKGTPLARLDNRTALEGAVLAAEANLAVKEAALMQTRAAVQASRDEAQAALDQAISAAAEAASSLARSEELFLRKVTTEATLDQLRAASAAADLAVTRAKATLTRFSALALEDQPDVLVAARNRDAATAELARAKLDLERSIVVAPIAGTILDIRATPGQRPPADGIMDMGDTSQMMAEVEVWQDRIASIAPGQPVDLAAVALGQTLHGVVDSIGLTVGRQGLISDDAAENKDARVIRVLVALDAASSTIAARYTNLEVIARIDTTAAKRAAP